In Trichomycterus rosablanca isolate fTriRos1 chromosome 20, fTriRos1.hap1, whole genome shotgun sequence, one DNA window encodes the following:
- the tmem199 gene encoding transmembrane protein 199 — protein MASSFTLGERFHEKVKELLRRKSGYSSDLMEQLEALKDQSTMSFKTARKLQQLLQQNGYPFYLHELLDDSTLYLPKVELPPRNPELVARLEKIKAKLANEEYKRITRNVNPQEISNHGGLADFGRQVQSVKAVVVTVFNFLVTVIAAFACAYIGSQYIFTEIASRIISAVIAASVVGLAELYVLVRTMEGELGEP, from the exons ATGGCGAGTTCATTCACACTTGGAGAGAGATTTCATGAGAAAGTAAAGGAGTTATTGAGGAGAAAATCAGGTTATTCATCAGATCTCATGGAGCAATTGGAAGCACTAAAAGATCAGTCCACAATGTCATTCAAGACTGCTAGGAAACTACAGCAGCTTCTTCAACAGAATG GGTATCCATTCTATCTTCATGAGCTACTGGACGACAGCACGCTTTATCTCCCGAAGGTAGAACTGCCTCCAAGA AACCCTGAGTTGGTGGCTCGTCTAGAGAAGATTAAAGCAAAACTGGCAAATGAAGAATATAAGAGAATCACAAGGAACGTAAATCCTCAG GAAATTAGTAATCATGGAGGCCTAGCAGATTTTGGAAGACAAG TGCAGTCTGTCAAAGCGGTTGTTGTTACTGTATTCAACTTCCTGGTGACTGTGATTGCAGCCTTTGCTTGCGCCTACATTGGCAGTCAGTACATCTTTACAGAGATCGCATCG AGGATCATTTCTGCCGTCATCGCAGCATCTGTAGTTGGTCTAGCAGAGCTTTATGTCCTGGTTCGTACCATGGAGGGTGAACTGGGAGAGCCATGA